Below is a window of Strix uralensis isolate ZFMK-TIS-50842 chromosome 8, bStrUra1, whole genome shotgun sequence DNA.
CCTGCGGCGCTGAGGTGGGAGGTCCTGAGCCCGTCCAACTGGGCTGGGGTCCTgcgcaccccccagcccctcctggaCACCCCCTCACACCTGGGCTACACTTCCATTCCCCGGTTGCACGTTGCAGTTGCTGCGCACCGCGGTTGCAGACCTGGGAGCCCAGAAAAGCCTTATTGCTGCACCCTGGTTTCctgcaggttttatttttcatcctgtTCTCCCCCAATATGCAAGCAGTGGTGGGTCCCAGCCCCCTTGGGCGCAGCCAGGACCTGCCGGGGGGGGTCTCTGGAGGCAGCACGTGGGGTGACCACCGTGGAGGGGGAGCGGGGACCCCTCAGCACTGTCCACTGGGGCCAACAACTATGTGGCTGCCTCCTCCACGGCGACGTGCTGCAGGAAACCACGCAAAACCCACGGGGGGTCAGGGCTGGCGGGAATTTTGGACGTGAGGATGGTAAAACAGAGCCAAGAAGCATCCTCATCCCCCGAGGAGAGGAAAAGCCAACCAGCAAGCCACCCTGCACCTGAACTGGGCTTCCCCACCccaaaaatggaaggaaaactgaagggtttagggttagttttgcAACGTAGCTGCCCTCAGAgcatttcctctgctgctgctgagaaggagaagtgaAAGGAGGTTGTTATTTCAGCGCCAGAGCAACACCACCGTGTTTGCATGGACTCGCGCTGAAGCCGCTGCCTGGCAGAACTAGGTCactggaagggaaagaaataaagcaaatgaagagaaagaaatagagagaatgaagggaaagaaataaactGAGTGAAGGCAAAGAAATAAAGTGAGTAagggctggcagaggggagggggcCACGGCAGAGCACCCCGTGGTCGTGTAGGCCCTGCACCTGGGctcaccacctccctcccaccgcACCCACTGGTGTTGGGTTGGTGGTTCACCTGCGACTTCAGCTTTTTGCCATCTGTCCTCGTTGGCCACTTTCCCCACCCAGAACTGCAAATGTTTTTCCAGCCCGAGAACCCGTTTCCCACCTCTGTGCATCCCCAGGAGCCACGGGCACGGTAAACCCACGTAAATGACACACGGgggctccccgcccgcccggcaTCGCGGGTGGCCCGGGGTCCCCaccatccccacatccccccaccgCCTGTCAGCAGGATgttttttttactggaaaaatcAGTTGTTTTGGGTCAGGCCGGGACATGAAAGCATCCCGCGAGCCAGTGCCGCCCCGGGCGAAGGCTGTGCTGCCGGCCGCGGCCATCGCCTTCCTGTCTGCATCGCCTTCCTGTCGCCGCTGCCACCCGCACCGGCACCGCTCCGCCGCCGCTCAGGAAGGCAAAACCCTTCTCTTCCCGTTCGTAAGACTGGGTTTTGGCCGTGGGAGGGTTCAGATTTACTGTGCCCCCTCCCCGTGCCAGCCGGGTCCCGGCCCAGCGCAGCCGCCTATTGCCTGTGGTTGAGATGCTGCCCACGCCGAGCTGGTAAAAAAAGCAGCACGAAGAGCCGCAGGCAGGGTCATGCTTTCATTTATTCACTTCATATAAAAATCTCTTAAGAATGCATCTGAACACAATATATAATACTATAACATACATTGTGTGAAACTTTTGGAAACAATAAAATAACCACCTGGAACAATGCAGTGTTCAACAGACATACAAACCCATTGATCATGCACAACTGTGCTATTTTCATTAACTAGTTAGTCACAAGTTGGACCAAAAGCTTGAAACATATTTTACAAACTGAGATTGACACCGCTCACGATGCCGGACAAGCTTTGTCAGAAGAAGTTTCACAGCACAATTATTACATCAGTTCACATTTTTGTCATAGAAATTCACATTGGGTTGTTCAGAAATTGGAACGTGACATTTAAAAGCCGGCCCGTTTGCAggggtttctttttttggttcccccctccctcccccccatctcccctctAGGTTTTCAGCACTTCCAACCGCTCGCCTGCTGCCCTGGGGGTctggtgtcccccccccaccctgggtcGCCGGGAAGATGAAACCCCCCCTACGGGCGGCTGCCACCTGAATGCCCTTCCTGGGTTGCGTCTGTCTCTTCAGCTATGTTCAGGTTCTTGTATTTTATGCAATACAAAAGgttacaagaaaaaaaggcaactctTATTCCGAGTTTTCTACACAATTAACATCGCCGCCCACAGGCAATGTTAATTCATATAAATTAATAACTTACAAAACATTACAGTATATACATTACGTAATAAATACACTGTTATAAACAGTAATGGAGGTGTTAGAGCTCAAGGCAGTGCAGGAGGAGGACGGTGGACCTAAACCTAGGAAACGTGAACGGTAGGCGAGAGGAACACAAATATCTGAGCGTGCAAATTCCACTGAGCCAAGGAGCTGCCGAGGGGGAACGCGCGTCACACGCTGCCTTATCACGCTTACTTATATAGGTACTGCGCTGTGCCATGGAAACAAACTACCCTCTATCCTGCGCACGACAAAAACAAAACCCCgtggaggaaaaaatactgttattcCTAGCAAGCGAACAGAGATGGTGCACGACAGCATGAAGTGACTTTAAATGGGTCGCCTGGGGTATTAAGAAGACGATTAAAGGTGCAGTAATGCAAAACAGAGGGTTTCTCCCTTCTACTTAGTCTGTAAAAGTGATTTAACTGCAATAAAGTGACAGGTATTGCccatgaaaaaaaggaagactgctTCTTGTAACAGGAAGAATCAAAAAAGTATCCGTCAATTTGGAAACACTTTGTGTCACTTTTTATACTAAACTCCGTGTATTTAATTAAGAGACTCTTGAAAAGACATGAAAGTGTTTACAAAGAAGGCACACAGGTCTGCAGACAGGTGGTCAGGTGGACAGGTTTTATATGGAGAGTTATTAATCAGTAGTTTCTATCAGTCTAACTGGTATAAATTCCAAAACTAACAGTATAAAATCTCTCAGTTGTGTGTCATTTACTCTTCAGTCCGGACCCAAGCCAGCTCCAGGACAACGTGATGCTCTTAGCTGACAAGGCTTAAACCACAACGCAAATCACCTGTTAATTTCCTGAGCAATCATTCACTACACGATCTTTAACCCTGACTCCAATCTCAAGTAGCTGGGAAGATCTTTCAGCCAATGTTAGACACAGGCCTCAGACCCAGGCTGCAGGCTAGTCCGTGAGACTGCTTGCATGCTCATCAAGTGTTTAAAATCCACTCACACAGGTACAGGACATTATGTGTCGACAGGAGACGTGTCTTCTGTCACAATTTCTATGTTCGCCTCCCTCTGTGAATCCTCTTCCCCTGGGTCGGCCACGCAGAGTGTCTTTGTATTGCTGAAGTAGCCGATGCTCTCGCCGTCCTTCTCCGGCCCATCCGAATCCTCCTCCTCCAGCGTCAGTTCAAACTGGAACTTCTCCATCAGGCTCTGACAGTCCCTGCCCCGCTCCTCCAGCGGAGGAGATGGGCTCTGAGGTATCATGCTCTGGTACCAGTTCCTGTTGTCCTCCAGCGTGTCCAGGATGTCCTGGGCATCGGGCTGCACCAGGTCAGCCCACGTCTCCCAGAGCGGGTGGACAATGTAGTCGATGAATCCCACCTGAGAAACACAGGAACAAGCACTCTTAGGGGAAGGGAATGGCTAGAAGCTAAGACAGCAGATAAAAAGTTCAAATGCTGTTAATTCATCATTTTTACAAGTAAAACACCCACCCCAGAGCACGTCCCCGAACCAGCACAAATTGCAGACATAATCATCTGATACCCGAAGCTGCACCTACAACGCTGGGATAGATTGATGTGCAGAATCAAACCCTGGATTAAAGTTTTAACTAAAAGCAGGAGCCACCGGGCAACGCACCACAGAGCTGCAGGCGTGATTTTAAATATCCCTTCCTGACCAGCAGATCAACCCCATCCCTGCAGAACTGGGGGCAAAACCACCACTTTGAAGACAAAACGTCCCACCGAGGGATGCCTCTCACCAGCTGTTGGTGCAGAGAGGCATTTTAGATGATGGTTTCCTCCAGCCCAAGCAGGGAGGAGGTTTGCTGTCTCTTCGGATTCCCCAGTGACTGAGGACACGGCCGATGCATCAACGGTAACACCGCCGTTACCCCAGGGTGGGCATGGGGCTGGTGGCTGTGAAAACACCAgtgctcccagccctcccagcgCCGAATGTCACTGCTTTATGGACTGAAGTTTGACCTTTAGGCCTGTTTTACGACGGCGTGTAGCTTGTACCTATTTTGAACTGTTTCACGGCCCTACACCttcaaatatttcagcatttctacTCTGCTGAAGCAGCCACTGTGTTTCTCGGTGGGGCTGGCCCTTGtagagcttttgttttgtttcagaaagagcGCAGAAAGGTTGTTGGCTCATCCCAAGAAGAGCTCCTCCCGCACGAAGGCTCCCATGGAGTGACGTGCCAGCGGTGGAAACCGCGCGGGTTGTGGCCGAGTCCGTCAGCCCTTCCGCTGCTCGGCGCGTAAGCTCCGAGCGAAATCAATTTTTCAATTGTCTGACTAAGAGGACGTACGTCCAGGATGGAGAAAACTGAATGGCCATAAAGAGGATTGAAATTCTTCCGTCTTGGCAGAATGTGTCACTTCTCTCCTCGCTCCGCTGGACAACATTtctgtgcagcaggaaaatggcTCTCAGAGGGGCCAGACTCAACGCGCAGATGTTTGCTTTGGAAATCACACATGCCTCCTTCAGACACAACAGGATGTCAATAGAACCATTAACATTCAATTGTAACATACTGTTGAGGCAGCTTAAACAAAAAGGTGATGAAAATTTCCTGCAGCACATGTTCCGGAGcacttttaaagtgaaaaaaaaaaaaattctgtatggtTAGCTAACGGCTCCGCCGCCACCCCAAAACACTCCAGGGCTGTACAGCACCCATGGCTGGAGATCAGTCACCTCCTAGTCAGGTCATTGTTTCTTTAAACACCCCAAATCATGGAATTGCCGGCCAGATGGCTGAGCACTGATCTTAAAATCTTTTGATGTAAAGAGGTAACATCTAGAGCTTTGAAATACTTGCATATCTTTTCCAAGCAATTCCTTGCTTCACTCCAGAACGGACATGCCACCTCCCTCTCTCGTTTGCCACTGGTTGGGATTTCAATGGTAGCCATTTTGTGCAATTCCTGTTCTTTCTACATAgcaaaaatgccattttgaaaCCCCCGTGAAGTGCGTATGTGAAACAAAAAATTGGGAGCTCACATGTGGAGCACATGGGCATTTTCTGGCCAAGCCCGGCCGAAGGATTCATTTCTTGTTAGGTTAACAAATAAGACAGATTTTTCCAACAAAATCACCATGCGGTTGAGTGAATAATTTTGAAACCACTTGGCTTAGCCCAAGAGAACATTTGGAAATAATTATCATCAATTTTGTTACTTATTCAAGCTGAAAAACCTCGATGATGACTTGCTCGagtcatttaaaaacaacaaccaaGACACCATTATATAAAGATTGGAATATGTTTAGGCAAACATAAATTACTGGCTTCATTACAGACTAACCGGGTGAAATTTTATGGCCTGTGCTACACAGGTCAGAACAAAATCTGACCTTGAAACTGTTTAATCTATGAATCAGAACTCACCATGAACCAGTTAATCTCAAAAAAAAGGACATATCCAGCTCCTTTTAAGGTCTGTATtgacataaataaatatttctttgactTCACCCAGCACACTGCAGCTCCATCAGACCTCTAACTTAACTGGCCAGATCCCGCATCGCAAAACTGTTCTGCCCAGGGCTGAATAACGACCAACATCCAGGCTCTTCCCGCGTCCTGAAGCGGATCCCAGCTGGGAGAAGTTCCTAACCCTGCAGTTCAATGGGGCTGGCGTTGCTATAAATGTGGGTACGATGTCAGGGTCAATCAGAACCAACCCTCTGAACAGCTGGCTGTTTGCCTAATTGTGCTCGAGAAAGCAGATGAATTTTGTCTCCGCTTTAAAAACACAAGTTCAAGCAGCACAAAAACGCAGCTCGGGGCCAATTACCTGTGATTTTTCCACTGATGCCGTGTGTTTGTCACACATTGGGCTGATTTCCATTCCTCTTTCTCGCTCTTTGTCTCCCTGCTGGAAGAACTCCTCCATGATCCTGTCCGTCCACTGCCGGTACAGCTCCAGAGACTTTGTGGGATTGCTCAAGTCCGCACAATGTACCATATTTCGGAGAACCTGCAATTACATTCATCAGAAAACTCATAAaatcaaatggggaaaaaaagaggacagTTTCAAGCTGTATCTGCTTGCTTAATTCAGAACAAGATTCTTCGATTATGCAACAGactataaaaatattaacatcGTAACGCCTCCGTATGTGAGACTAGCTGCTACGGTCCGCTTCAGAAGTAGAACCTGCTCTAAGTTTTTCAGACATCTTGAGTTGTGGCAATGTTAATTACATCATACAGGTTTGTTTTTGAACGCAGGTGCTTCCCACCattcaaaatttatttccagGCTCTCAGATGGTTAAATGCTCCCAACTTTATTAAATGAGTAATATCCCTTCCACATACACAAAAAAACATGCCTGACTAACTGTGGCCGCAAGGATTTAAGACAGCAACAGAGTGACCTGTTTAAACATCAGCAGTCTTAAATAAAAAGGTAAGGAGAGCTTTCCCATGGGTCTGGTTCTTAAGAAGTTGGCCATCAAAGTGGAGAGAAGATCAGGATGTATCTTGTCCTACTAACTACAGAACCCTGTTCCAGGACTGCTTTGTCATTTCTGGGAATCAAGGATTAGATTGTACAGCACGAATTCCAGCTCAGTGTGAGGGTTGCTTTAGGTATGGGGTTACAACTCAAATTATTGCAGTCTTGCTATTACTTTTTCAACAGGACAAGCAAATGGGAGAAAGCAGCAAGGAAATTCAGGAGCCCTCAAAAACTCAGCTTCATAGATTAAGTCCAGGAGAACGTGCATGTTTGCAGTTCTGTGCTCCAAGTGTTAAAAACATAATCCCCTTTACCTAAGAGATATGGGACCACCTTGTACCTCTGTGgtgcagaacagaagaaaacgACTGCTGAATATTTAGGCCAGTAGCTTCTATATCTGGCCCACTGAAAAGCCACACTAAAAACGGGAGCATGGTTTCTTCAATCCtgaacaaaacacacaaaatccAGGAAACTTGGTGGACGTACCTGTATTCTGTCGGTGTAGTTGTCCAGAAGGAGGACTCCTGAACTGGTCACCTTCTTCGTTTCCACCATAGTCTTCAGATCAGCTAACAGACTCATATGCTTGGACATATCTGTCGCCAAGACCTTTAGAGAAGTGAAAAGGGGATTCTCAGTAGGGGCAGCCACACAAAGAAGCCAGTTTTTTGTTTAAGAAGAGGAGCAGCGCGTGCATAGCTCGTACCATGTCGATCACCATCTTCCTGAGCGTCTGACGCTGTTTCTTGGTCAGGTTCTGGAAGATGTCACAGTGCTCCTCTTGAAGCAGTTTGAAACCCACAGCAAGATGGTGGTTCTCCAAGACGGATTCGTCGTTGTACATCAGGGCTAGTTCGGAATCTatcaagaaaaacacaaatatgtGACTCCAGCACGGGAAAGGTGTGATTTCAAACAGCAAACGCTTGTCCTGGGTACTGAAAAGTTTATCTGTATGCAATAAATCAGGGAAAGTGTTCTTTTTTTGCTTCATGCGTGCCAAGAGCGTGCGGTTTTCTAATCGGAGCACATATGTATATAATATAAACAGCCCTTTGCTTGCTTCTGATGAACAAAATAGTACTCGGTTGACTTAGTTACGGGCTTCAGAATCACTGACAACAGAAAGCGTGAGTCCTGCAAGCACACTTTCCAAAAAAGAACAATACCCATATTTTGGAATCAAGATACATGCTTGGCCTGCTGCAGAACACAATATGATCCACAATATTTAGCTTTATCGTTGTCAATAGCAATAGAATTATCTCATATTAATGATAAAATTTGCACTCAGGACTGGAAGAATTATTATGTGTTAGCAAGTAGTGATATTCGCAAGATTCGAGGGCACTTTGCAAATTGTACTACAATAGCCCCCTTTGTTaggaatttcattttaattactgctttgtTTCCAAATGTCTAACTAGTTTACTGCACAATATTTTGAGAAAGCAATGCAGTCTGAAAGTCGTAATTTGTGACCTCAGTGTaatggaaaatgcattttcattagtTTCCAAGTTTGCAGATGAAGTTGTTAttgtttttgaaacaaaactcACTTGTATTAATAAGAAATTGATTGGAGACCCCAGGGTGATCCACATCATGAATTGCCGCTGCAAAAATTGCAGCAAGGATTTCCAAATCAGTGAAGACGGCCTAGGAAGTTAAAAAGGAATTTGTCAGAAAAGTCCTTACGCTTTATCTCTCCACAGTTTGGGAGTCTGATTTAGAGAAACAAACTGTgctttttaaattagttttccGAGGACATTTACTCAGAAGAAAGGTCTACAAGCAGCACATGCTCTTTAAGATGAAACAGAGATTACAGGCAAAGCTGCTGCGGCTATTTTTTAATGGTGATTTCCCTGGCAGCAAACCGAGCcctcagcagagcaggcagcacgCTGCTTTTTGCAAGTCTCAGTGCTGCTGGCAATTGACTCCGCTGAaggtttttctcctctgttcaCCCAGGCAACGTGGCGCTTTTAAGCTTTTTAATCCCACCTTTAAACGCGACGGCTGCTGCCCAACGCGAAGCGCTTTAGCTCAAACCAGGGGACTCACATCCAGCGCGGGGGTAGAGAGCAGGACGTGCGTGG
It encodes the following:
- the PDE4B gene encoding 3',5'-cyclic-AMP phosphodiesterase 4B isoform X7 — its product is MPEANYLLSVSWGYIKFKRMLNRELTHLSEMSRSGNQVSEYISNTFLDKQNDVEIPSPTQKDREKKKKQQLMTQISGVKKLMHSSSLNNTSISRFGVKTEKEDHLAKELEDLNKWGLNIFNVARYSHNRPLTCIMYAIFQERDLLKTFKISSDTFVTYMMTLEDHYHSDVAYHNSLHAADVAQSTHVLLSTPALDAVFTDLEILAAIFAAAIHDVDHPGVSNQFLINTNSELALMYNDESVLENHHLAVGFKLLQEEHCDIFQNLTKKQRQTLRKMVIDMVLATDMSKHMSLLADLKTMVETKKVTSSGVLLLDNYTDRIQVLRNMVHCADLSNPTKSLELYRQWTDRIMEEFFQQGDKERERGMEISPMCDKHTASVEKSQVGFIDYIVHPLWETWADLVQPDAQDILDTLEDNRNWYQSMIPQSPSPPLEERGRDCQSLMEKFQFELTLEEEDSDGPEKDGESIGYFSNTKTLCVADPGEEDSQREANIEIVTEDTSPVDT
- the PDE4B gene encoding 3',5'-cyclic-AMP phosphodiesterase 4B isoform X5 → MRSSGAERVDAEWECGAGRYGVGMRNGGAERVCGAEMRNDGAEQGNPEREFKRMLNRELTHLSEMSRSGNQVSEYISNTFLDKQNDVEIPSPTQKDREKKKKQQLMTQISGVKKLMHSSSLNNTSISRFGVKTEKEDHLAKELEDLNKWGLNIFNVARYSHNRPLTCIMYAIFQERDLLKTFKISSDTFVTYMMTLEDHYHSDVAYHNSLHAADVAQSTHVLLSTPALDAVFTDLEILAAIFAAAIHDVDHPGVSNQFLINTNSELALMYNDESVLENHHLAVGFKLLQEEHCDIFQNLTKKQRQTLRKMVIDMVLATDMSKHMSLLADLKTMVETKKVTSSGVLLLDNYTDRIQVLRNMVHCADLSNPTKSLELYRQWTDRIMEEFFQQGDKERERGMEISPMCDKHTASVEKSQVGFIDYIVHPLWETWADLVQPDAQDILDTLEDNRNWYQSMIPQSPSPPLEERGRDCQSLMEKFQFELTLEEEDSDGPEKDGESIGYFSNTKTLCVADPGEEDSQREANIEIVTEDTSPVDT
- the PDE4B gene encoding 3',5'-cyclic-AMP phosphodiesterase 4B isoform X6; this translates as METLEELDWCLDQLETIQTYRSVSEMASNKFKRMLNRELTHLSEMSRSGNQVSEYISNTFLDKQNDVEIPSPTQKDREKKKKQQLMTQISGVKKLMHSSSLNNTSISRFGVKTEKEDHLAKELEDLNKWGLNIFNVARYSHNRPLTCIMYAIFQERDLLKTFKISSDTFVTYMMTLEDHYHSDVAYHNSLHAADVAQSTHVLLSTPALDAVFTDLEILAAIFAAAIHDVDHPGVSNQFLINTNSELALMYNDESVLENHHLAVGFKLLQEEHCDIFQNLTKKQRQTLRKMVIDMVLATDMSKHMSLLADLKTMVETKKVTSSGVLLLDNYTDRIQVLRNMVHCADLSNPTKSLELYRQWTDRIMEEFFQQGDKERERGMEISPMCDKHTASVEKSQVGFIDYIVHPLWETWADLVQPDAQDILDTLEDNRNWYQSMIPQSPSPPLEERGRDCQSLMEKFQFELTLEEEDSDGPEKDGESIGYFSNTKTLCVADPGEEDSQREANIEIVTEDTSPVDT